In Daucus carota subsp. sativus chromosome 4, DH1 v3.0, whole genome shotgun sequence, one DNA window encodes the following:
- the LOC108218556 gene encoding putative E3 ubiquitin-protein ligase SINAT1 — protein MAPDGGVCKQVVESHPKHVKYDAGMGKMEKNSTLTKSAIGLGEKHRIPSTNGVHELLECPVCASLMYPPIYQCPNGHTLCSDCKSRVHNCCPTCRLELGNIRCLALEKVAESLELPCRYQSLGCHDIFLYYSKLKHEQHCRFRPYNCPYAGSECSITGDIPTLVAHLKDDHNVDMHDGCTFNHRYVKANPHEVENATWMLTVFNCYGRQFCLHFEAFQLGSAPVYTSFLRFMGEDSEEKKFSYSLEVGGYGRKLTWQGVPRSIRDSHRKVRDSLDGLIIPRNLALFFSGGNREELKLRVTGRIWKEQ, from the exons ATGGCTCCGGACGGTGGTGTTTGCAAACAAGTTGTAGAGTCTCACCCAAAACATGTGAAATATGATGCTGGAATGGGAAAGATGGAAAAAAATAGCACTCTTACAAAGAGTGCCATTGGGCTTGGTGAAAAGCACAGAATTCCTTCAACCAATGGAGTGCATGAGCTGCTTGAATGTCCCGTCTGCGCAAGTTTAATGTACCCTCCTATTTACCAG TGCCCAAATGGCCATACTTTATGCTCAGACTGCAAGAGCAGAGTGCATAATTGCTGCCCAACTTGCCGCCTTGAACTTGGAAACATAAGGTGTCTGGCTCTGGAGAAAGTAGCTGAGTCATTGGAGCTGCCCTGCAGATACCAAAGTCTTGGCTGCCATGATATTTTTCTATACTATAGCAAGCTAAAGCACGAGCAACACTGCCGGTTCCGTCCTTATAATTGTCCATATGCTGGGTCTGAATGTTCCATAACAGGCGATATTCCAACCCTTGTTGCTCATCTCAAGGATGATCACAATGTTGACATGCATGATGGATGTACATTCAACCATCGTTATGTCAAAGCAAACCCGCACGAAGTTGAAAATGCCACATGGATGCTTACT GTCTTCAACTGCTACGGAAGACAGTTCTGCTTGCATTTTGAAGCTTTTCAGCTGGGTTCAGCACCTGTGTACACATCATTCTTAAGATTTATGGGTGAGGACAGTGAGGAGAAAAAGTTCAGTTACTCTTTAGAAGTTGGTGGATATGGGCGGAAGTTAACTTGGCAAGGTGTGCCTAGGAGTATCCGTGATAGTCACAGGAAAGTTCGGGACAGCCTAGACGGGCTTATTATTCCTAGAAATTTAGCCCTCTTCTTTTCAGGCGGGAACAGGGAAGAGCTTAAATTGAGAGTCACTGGTCGCATATGGAAAGAACAGTAG
- the LOC108217430 gene encoding protein FAR1-RELATED SEQUENCE 5-like, which translates to MDFEFENQCIEQEENEEYEELESSSVQEKNNDGETTEQLSPPEVNTIFNSETEVCEYYRRYGLQNGFGIMIRNTRKIDGVNTYLTVACHRYGEPNQKVVDSLKPKPVVKTNCKARLCAKRMDDDNKWYVTQFDNKHNHDLSPSKAHRFRCNRKLTKHAKRSLTLYDEAGIPMNKSYNALVVEHGGHENMPFSKKDCENYMREIRKLRLAEGDAVALQNYFNIA; encoded by the coding sequence ATGGATTTCGAGTTTGAGAATCAATGTATTGAACAAGAAGAAAACGAAGAATACGAGGAATTAGAGTCATCGTCAGTGCAAGAGAAAAATAATGATGGCGAAACTACTGAACAACTCTCACCTCCGGAGGTAAATACGATTTTTAATTCTGAAACTGAAGTATGTGAATATTATAGACGGTATGGTCTACAGAATGGGTTTGGAATTATGATCAGAAACACGAGAAAAATTGATGGGGTTAATACATATCTAACAGTTGCTTGTCATCGTTATGGTGAACCAAATCAAAAAGTGGTAGATAGCttaaaacccaaaccagttgtgaaaacaaattgtaaagCAAGACTTTGCGCAAAAAGGATGGATGATGATAATAAATGGTATGTGACTCAATTTGATAATAAGCACAATCATGATTTGAGTCCAAGCAAAGCACATCGCTTTCGATGTAATAGAAAATTGACTAAACATGCAAAGAGAAGTCTTACTTTATATGATGAAGCTGGTATTCCGATGAATAAGAGTTACAATGCTCTTGTGGTTGAACATGGAGGTCACGAGAATATGCCTTTTAGTAAAAAAGATTGTGAGAATTATATGAGAGAAATAAGAAAACTGAGGTTGGCTGAGGGTGATGCTGTTGcgctacaaaattattttaacatagCCTAG